CTATTGGACAGCCCTTTTATTTACAGGTACACAAGTTATGGATATCCAAAGAGTTAAACCttacaatatttatttcttaataGGTCCGTATATCATATGTGTACCAAGACGACTTAACGGAAGACAATATTCGTTGCCAGTTAAAGTAAAATGACTACAGGCCTATTGAGGTATAGAGTTGTTACCTATAATGGATTTCAAAATACATTCGGGCTTGTGTGCTTAAATTCCTGGGCACCGTAAAACTTTAGCTTTTAACTTTCATGTATAACACACTCACAAACTAATAGGATGAAAACACTTGTTAAGAGCTGATAGACAAGAAATGTATAAACAAGCTTTCTAGAGTAACTGGATggaggcacatccagctgacgagtcccaaacaggacgaaacgagggtcctggattccactgctagccaatattcATCTTTACTTCAATAACTGGATCCTAGTTACTGTTTTTTCCACTGCATAGCTGTATGAAAGAACTGCAATAATCTAGGCTGATATTAATATAAATCGTGGTGGGTCTCAGCAGAAGAGCTGATTCAAGATATAACAATGCGCAAAGCTACCAATGATATAccaaaaagaattaacactacaaacccAAGTGTGTGTTTATAAGCAAAGCAAAATGTAACAAAgtataattataatataaatgGTATATTAAATAAGAAAATGATAACAGTCATTATGtcatgaatgttacttgtaagctgatCTCTGAGATAACAACTACAAACGAGTTGACTTGGTCAACAAGGTTtctctgcacgtgatggcaccaacgGCGTAATGAGAATGGTTAAATCtgataatattatttaaaaataatccgGGTCAAAACTCCATCGAGAAACAATAGATAtggaatatatacaaataaagtgtaacaaataaagaaaaatgagGTCTCCATTTTATCGTTACAAAAATCATTGAATAAACATGTCATAATAAAACTTCATATACCGAATGAAAAGCAGTTTATAATGCATTGTTCAAGAAATGGTTCAAAAtagttgtggacggaatagaagaagctttcgcttaacggacttccgtgtctagtagcagtagGTCACCAATATCTCCAGGTAGGAATTTCGATAAAACGTAAGAACCAATGAAAAGCGGTAACATATCTTACCAGTTAGTATCCTTATATTTTTAATAACGCTTATCTACTCTTTAAATTTATCTATTAACCCAAGTTGCTGCTAAACCAAGTAAGTTTAGCTAAAAATTGTCCACACTGATCGATAATATAATACAAAATACATGGGTCATTAAATTAACTAGACAACATATATACCCCCAGAATTTCTCACACAACTTCAAATACACAAGACTAACCGTAAAACCACCATACAGAAATTTCTCGCTCTTTTACCAAGCATTCTAACACAACACACGTTAGCTTGTGGTATGTGGTGCGGTGCGGTCGAATATGTGACAAAAAACTGCCAAATAATTCAACTGTTCAGAATGAAATGAAAAGTATATCgaaaataatcattataaatgCCATATATAGTCACTGAACGAACAGAAAAATATACTACATGAGACACTTCACTTACATGGCAACGCGacatcattattcacaaacagctTAACGGGAAATTAGccttgtgaagaaaccatttcgggtttcttcagaaATGCATTTATACAAAGTCTCAATCATGTTTGCATAATATTCGCTTATATTTAAacaggttatatatatatatatatatatatatatatatatatatatatatatatatataaataaataaataacgaaGTAAATCTTTAATGAAGTAAGACTTGACGGTAGAATAAGAGTTTGTGCAGTAATAGTTTAGAATGATGTTATGAAAGTCTTACTTAATTTTAGAGAATAATCGTGGAATATCAATTTGTATGAGTCATATACACGTGGTAAAGATAAAAATGAATCTCAAAAGTTAGTTTATTTAAGTGTAACACAAGACATTATGTTTTTAGTTCTAAACTTTGGATGTCTAGGAATTAAATTTGTGCAGAAAGAAAAGAGAGGAAAGAAAAGAATATCTGGTGTGTCATGGGATcaaccatgataataataacaataaaaataatatatatgaacataaGCGGACTTTGGATAATTAgatgaaaagaaacaaaacaaacgaACAAAATTTCAAAGGTCCCACTTACTTTACAGTCAATTAGATAGATATTGGACCTCGTTCATTTAAATCATTGGTTATCACACTGATATTTGATAAATGACCCTAaaccactttcggaaagaaagtcATCAAAGAAACTTTTGAGCCGAGTTATAGTTTCACTATAGCGGAGGTTTAACGGAAGTCTGCTCCACATGGTTGAATAGGGAATGACGAATAAATTCTGATACGAATTTGTGTGGGTTCTCTGAATCGATAGAATATTCTCTTAATTGCTCAGGTTGTGGCATTATATGGCAGAGAACGAAGGAGTGGATGTCGAAGAGTAAGAAATTCCATTTATAAGCTGATAGACAAAGACAAGGTTTGATTTATTGCGCCtaatccagagaggttctaatTTGAGTTGTTGACGTCTTTGGTGGTAATCCTTGTTGTTGGAATGCCCCGGAACAGCTCTAGTTAATCTTcattgaacaccttcaatttatATCAAGTCATAatgcctgcaattactgtaaactaaaataccatgTTTAAGGATGGGTAAGATACATTTTTCATATAACACTAATGGCCATTTGATGTTATTGAAACTTATCATAATGAatccaatcagatttaagataacacGTATTTGATTTtagcgcgaaattcactcacccaaatggctaaatagcattttgaAAAATTTTACccgatgtcagtttgtgatgaaaaccataactCTTATTAGTAACCCTAAAGACAAAGTgtaaatcctaatcctaattcctcaaACTAATTTATAACCCCCCTTTAACCATAGTGAGTTGCTCTACATCTTCAAGGTCACTTAAGCATCGCTCAAACTATGATCACTTTACTTAACCAATATTGCTGAAAATAAAATGCAGCTGAGTCAAATTAGACATTGAGTTATAACGCAAACCAACCGTCCATAATTTCCAGTTCTAGGCAGATTATATTCCtttacttattttatttgtctactaaaaaaaaatatatatacatgtatatatacgtCAAGCTGTTACTCTAAACAACTCATTTTCATGGAAAACTAGGCCTACATTTCTGTCACCTAGGTAGACCATCGTTCTTAATCACCGGTTAAACAACTTACAATTTATTGAACACTGATGAATTTAGATGATGTGGAGACGAGCAAGCTGAAATCTAGGATTATGGGGATTGAGTTGTAGTAGCAACGGTAATAAGGAAATTTCATGTGAATAATAAACAACTATCAAAACTGGAAAAATCTACATTATAAAATCAGTGGATTGGATATTATGCGTATGTAAGACTTCTATATTACACAATAATTGAAACACTCAATAACCCAAGAGATACAGTTGAAATGTCTGATTTTGGAGGGATTCCAGGAATATTTTGAACAATTGAAAGCAAGGTGTGACACAAGTATTATGATAAACAATATTATGTATTGAAGGAGATCGGACAAAATTTATAGGATACCCAGTTCAAACCACATTAGTGTAATAAAGAATACTGAGTATAATTCTCTGCATAACAATTACTGTAACTAACTAGtacttaaaataaatgaaaatcgtAGATAAATTGCTGTCCATTGGCTAATAATGAATTTCTGTTTCGATTTCAACAAATATTtgttattataagcaaagatggatagtggctagcagtggaatccaggatgcgcgtttcgtcttatttagaactcgtcagctgcatgcacctgcatctcagagttaatgttcactctgtgactcgaacccagtgccgctggcttcaaacgccaccgtgttatccactcagctactgagtcctgataaccacttgcttgtgcaatggggtgaactttaaattcacttggtattgtttgtttgaatcttcccattgatatttaggactacaatttaTACATTTGAAATACAGCGTGAACAAAAACTAAACAATGTCTagaaatttttatatttcagtGAAGGAGGTTAGTAGGTTTGAAAATTCGGAAGCTGAATCCAGTTTTTTTCACACTAAAATATTATACTTTTTTGTAGATTAAATGGTAATGAATATTTTACAGCAACGCGATAATATATGATCAAACTAAGTCAAATGAAGAAATAAGTTCTAAAATAACAGTTCTAACTATTCagtcagtgttcttgatgtctCCAGTTCTTTCATAACATATAGCACACGCTCTTCTTGCCATGGTTTACCAATGATTTGTACACCGACCGGTAAGCCTTCACTTGTTTCCTGATACTTAAATACATTATAAAGATATCGATTGCCAACTTTCTTGTATTCTTCAGCCAACACATTTGAGTTTTGTACATCTTCTTTATTCACATATCCCATTGGAACTGTTCCAGCTGGATAATCTAGCATGTTAAACAACACTGTATAAGCAACAGCTGGTGTAACAAACATCGATTTAGCAGACTTTGGAAACGCGGGGAAGGGGAAAACTGGACAAATGATTGCATCTAAATTACCAGCTTCTTCCATAGCTCTTTGAAATTCATGTCTATAAAACTCAATATCTGAGATTAAGTTTAATGTTTCCGCTTCGCCTCTAGGACCATCCAAGAAACTTGTAACTGCAGCTGGTCTACCAAAGATAATTGTCAATAATTTATCAATCATAACTTTCAGCCAGTGTGGGGTATTAATTAAAAGACGAAGAAATTTAGTGTGTTCATTTAGTGGTTCTGCAAACAAAGCCTCTTGAACATGATATTTTGTGTCAACAGAAATCGCCTTCATACCTAATTCATAAGCCCATTTTATGTTAGGTGGATGAAACGGTAACAATATATGACCGCGTTGTCTTAGAATGTCCACTGACTCATTCACTATTCTTCGAACACTTGGAACGCTAGTAATAATTAGTGGATCCTCTAGAGTCACATAATATCCGATTGTCAATTTCGGCTTATCTATACCCGCGTAGATCATATCATTAAACAGTAATGGTGGCACATACGGATCCATTTGAAACATTTTTGTTGTTAAAAGTGTACGCATTAATTTAGCTAGATCATCCACTCTTCTACCCATTGGTCCAACACATACTCTCAATAATATTGACTTTTTATGACCGATCACACCTACACCTTTACTACTAATACGATTAGTTGTTGGTTTTAAACCAACAAGACCACAGAACACCGAAGGAATTCGTATACTTCCAGCCAAATCTGTTCCAATTCCAACTGGAGATCCCCGTAGACCTAAAAGTACACCTTCACCGCTAGAACTTCCGCCTGTTTCATGTTCTGATGAATGAGGATTGGACATATCACCAAACACTGGATTTATTCCACTCAGAGATAGAGCTGTTTGAGAAGTTGCTGTCAGAACAAAAGGTATTGCTCCTTCATGTCTAAGTACTTCCACTATGCAACAATCTTTATGTGATGGTTTATTACATCGGTTTATCAAACCAAACGTTATATCATATCCCTTGATCGAACACAATTCTTTTAAACTAACAGGAATACCAACCAATGTTTGTTTACTTGTGGGTAAGCGATTCATATTAGCAAGGTCAACAGCCAATTCCTCAGCTTCATCAAGAAATTCACATATTCCTGAGTTTCCTGAGTCATATAATTGTAAAGCCTTCATTTGATAAGCGTGTAACAAGTCAACTGATGTAAATTTGCCTTCAACTAAACGTTCTTGAATAGTATCTAAATTCAGATCTGTAACTGATAGTAAATCAATATTTGATGTGCTTTTCGTGGATGAAAGATGTTCCTTCAGCTGATCCATTCGTTGAGTTATTGATTGCCTTTTACGTAATAATTTGATACGCAATTTAGACTTTTTCTTGAAATATTTCACAGCATGACCAAGaataaatatgatgaaaatCGGTAATAAAATTAAACGAACTGCATATTTTGTTATCGATGCCAATAAAGTCGGAAGTAAATACCAACAGAATCGTAAACTTTGTTCCATATTTCGTTTTCTAAAATATACAGAGTTTATATCATTATGAAATATTAAAGTCACATCAGTTATGGTACTTAtacaaataaatgattattaactCATCGTATATAAGATTACGGTTCAGATATGTAAGCTATGAGTTTCATTTCTGACAAGTACAGTTGTCTGGTACGTGACTTTGAGAGTTATTCTGCGATTCGAACTCATGTATTATCATCATCTTATACATTTAGATAATTAGTTTACCTATTTATccgatatttgtttatttaataattggAAGAAAGAGGGATCGCAAGATAGAAAGATAAGACTAGGAGTCCTGAATTTTAGATAACTGAAAAATCACGCAAAATCTGTTAAAACATAGTACCATAAAATTCAATAGTTGTAAATACAGAGTTATAAATTAAGAGGAACAAGAAAAAAACTCTAATAATTGTAGTTATAATTGAAAAAACTAACTACCTAATTTACTACTCGATAATAAAACAGTAGGATAAAATTACAAGAAGTTATGATAAACTACTGAATGATGGATAGCTTGATTGAAATTTACAAAAGGGGATTTAAATTTTAAACTAAAAACATGTATAATATAATGAAGTTATATGATTTGACAGGACTtatgttaaatatattgttcaatGAGTTGGCTCTTAAGGAAACCTGGATAGGAAACCTCATTAGCGGTGAAACCGTGTTTTATTTGAAGTTAGATCAAATGACTGGAACTATAAGTGAATGCATGGTAAGAAAAAGTTTAACTGGATATTTGTAACTAATCAGTTTCAAGGAAACACTAGACAAGTAGGTTATTTCCACAGGTTTTGCTGAATTTCTGAAGGCTTTCAGATTCGAAAATCGAGAACGAAAATAgcgtaaaataataaaatacctTATCAACTTATGGTGTATAGTACCATGTCAAGTACACATgagttattctagcttccagaCAGACCAATTTACTCATTTTACGCAAACTACATTCTGATCTTATTACTTATTGCCATATTAACCCTGACTGCTTTATATGAGCGTGTGTGTTAATCCCTTATCCTACTCACCACATTTCTGCAGTCTATTTTCGTCTGACTATAATTGTCGAgtcacgcttgattaaatcgagttggctcacatgccCTCTCCTATCCGTTTCGCTTCGCTTCTCTGATCATCCGTCTAGATAAAtgattgtataaaatatacgtattcgaaatccattttcgtattcgacttatttgattccgttattcactaaagCGATTTACGTCGATAGTTTTACACGAGGATTGGTGTcgtgtatatttcaataataactccgcctgtagctcctccaggggctactgccggtcccaagcccgggtaaaggaggagggttgggcatggggttagcgaccccatcccgtagaaaatcaactcgctaaaaaaacgctaaccagaaaaaatcattcaaaccattcaaactctgccctgggagtagaaggaaaaatgacgtctcatgatgagagccgagttccttcggaagtcatgaggccgatgcaccttcttacaaccagagcgacaattttttataggtacatggaatgtccggacaatgtgggagaccggcagagtcttccaaatttctgcggaaatgaggaaatacaacctggaagtgcttggaatcagtgaaacacattggacgcaggttggacaacaacgactgtcttcaggggaacttctgttatactccggtcatgaagaagaaaatgccccacatacacaaggagtggcactgatgctgtctagaaaagcacaaaatgcacttataggatgggaatctcatggaccgaggatcatcaaagcctccttcaaaacaaagagagagggcattacaatgaacatcatccaatgctatgcgccgaccaacgactacgatgaagacgctaaaaaccaattctacgataggctgcagtcaatcttcgagaagtgcccaaccaaggacctgaccattctgatgggagatttcaatgccgaggttggaaaggacaacactggatacgaagacgtcatgggacaacatggactgggaggaaggaacgaaaacggtgagagatttgcaaacctatgtgccttcaataaactggtcataggtggcaccatattcccacacaaaaacatacacaaagccacttggatttcaccggatcacactacacaaaatcaaatcgaccatgtctgcatcaacaaaaagttcaggaggacgatggaggatgtgagaaccagaagaggagctgatatagcatccgatcaccatttgctggtcgccaagatgaaactaaaactcaagaagcactggacaatggcgcggacaacatcacaaaagtttaacacggcctttcttcgagatgctgacaaactcaacgaatttaacatagccctcagcaacaggttcgaggcctgtcatgacctactcaatggagagggaaccaccatagagagcagctggaaaggtatcaaggaggcaatcgtttcaacatgtcaggaggttctgggccaaaagaagcaccatcacaaggaatggatcactgttggtacactggataaaattgaagcaaggaggaacaagaaggtagcaatcaatatcagccgaacaagagcagaaaaagccaaggcacaagccgaatacacagaggc
Above is a genomic segment from Schistosoma mansoni strain Puerto Rico chromosome 2, complete genome containing:
- a CDS encoding putative fatty-acid amide hydrolase, translated to MKLIAYISEPKRNMEQSLRFCWYLLPTLLASITKYAVRLILLPIFIIFILGHAVKYFKKKSKLRIKLLRKRQSITQRMDQLKEHLSSTKSTSNIDLLSVTDLNLDTIQERLVEGKFTSVDLLHAYQMKALQLYDSGNSGICEFLDEAEELAVDLANMNRLPTSKQTLVGIPVSLKELCSIKGYDITFGLINRCNKPSHKDCCIVEVLRHEGAIPFVLTATSQTALSLSGINPVFGDMSNPHSSEHETGGSSSGEGVLLGLRGSPVGIGTDLAGSIRIPSVFCGLVGLKPTTNRISSKGVGVIGHKKSILLRVCVGPMGRRVDDLAKLMRTLLTTKMFQMDPYVPPLLFNDMIYAGIDKPKLTIGYYVTLEDPLIITSVPSVRRIVNESVDILRQRGHILLPFHPPNIKWAYELGMKAISVDTKYHVQEALFAEPLNEHTKFLRLLINTPHWLKVMIDKLLTIIFGRPAAVTSFLDGPRGEAETLNLISDIEFYRHEFQRAMEEAGNLDAIICPVFPFPAFPKSAKSMFVTPAVAYTVLFNMLDYPAGTVPMGYVNKEDVQNSNVLAEEYKKVGNRYLYNVFKYQETSEGLPVGVQIIGKPWQEERVLYVMKELETSRTLTE